In Williamwhitmania sp., one genomic interval encodes:
- the rimP gene encoding ribosome assembly cofactor RimP, with the protein MLRLDEVREIVKNEVLAHGLFLVSLTVDNQGRIDVDVDSEKGVTIKECMDLNRALEAALDREKEDFELTVASPGLSEPLKVVEQYLKNVGRKLEVVTLTGEKLTGVLLSVIPNNSITLEVSEKRKLEGAKKKKTLVVEQKKLTFEEIKSTKVVISFK; encoded by the coding sequence ATGTTGAGGTTGGATGAAGTTAGAGAAATAGTTAAAAATGAGGTGCTTGCTCATGGCTTGTTCCTTGTGTCCTTAACTGTCGATAACCAAGGGCGAATTGACGTGGACGTGGATTCAGAAAAGGGCGTTACCATTAAGGAATGCATGGACCTGAATCGTGCGCTGGAGGCTGCTCTCGACAGGGAGAAGGAAGATTTTGAGCTTACGGTGGCTTCTCCAGGACTTAGTGAACCCCTCAAAGTTGTTGAGCAGTATCTCAAGAACGTAGGGCGAAAGTTGGAGGTAGTTACTCTTACTGGCGAAAAATTGACGGGCGTTTTACTTAGCGTAATTCCCAACAACAGCATAACCCTTGAGGTGAGTGAAAAACGAAAACTCGAAGGGGCAAAAAAGAAGAAGACCCTAGTGGTAGAGCAAAAAAAATTAACATTTGAAGAGATAAAATCGACCAAAGTGGTTATATCCTTTAAGTAA
- the nusA gene encoding transcription termination factor NusA, with product MENLNLIDTFSEFKELKNIDRPTMMSVLEDVFRSMLIKMYGSDENFDIVVNIDKGDFEIWRNRVVVEDGKVEDPNKEISLTDATKIDGDYEVGEEVTDPVKLSDFGRRAILAIRQNLTSRILDLEKNNLFNKYKDKIGEILTGEVYQVWKKEILVLDDEGNELVMPKTEQISGDFFRKGDSIRAVVIRVEMKNNTPVIVLSRTSPVFLERLFELEVPEIFDGLITVKRIVRIPGERAKVAVESYDERIDPVGACVGMKGSRIHGIVRELRNENIDVINFTNNIQLFITRSLSPAKIIEIKIDERYKKAEVFLKPSEVSLAIGKGGYNIRLASQLTGYEIDVYRETDEVDEEDVNLDEFSDEIESWVLDALKGIGCDTARSVLEIPISELIRRTDLEEETVKDVVKIFRAEFE from the coding sequence ATGGAAAACTTGAACCTGATTGATACTTTTTCCGAGTTTAAGGAACTCAAAAACATTGATAGGCCAACAATGATGAGTGTGCTCGAAGATGTATTTCGCAGCATGCTTATTAAAATGTATGGCTCTGATGAGAATTTCGATATTGTTGTAAATATCGATAAGGGTGACTTTGAAATCTGGAGAAATAGAGTAGTTGTGGAGGATGGAAAGGTGGAAGATCCAAACAAGGAGATTTCCCTTACCGATGCTACAAAGATTGACGGCGATTATGAGGTGGGTGAAGAGGTTACTGACCCTGTGAAGTTGAGCGATTTTGGCAGAAGAGCCATTCTTGCAATTCGCCAAAACCTTACCTCGCGTATTCTCGATCTTGAAAAGAACAACCTCTTCAATAAGTACAAGGATAAAATTGGAGAGATTCTTACGGGGGAAGTATACCAGGTATGGAAGAAAGAAATTCTGGTGCTGGACGACGAGGGCAATGAGCTGGTGATGCCAAAAACGGAGCAAATTTCTGGTGATTTCTTCCGGAAAGGAGATAGCATTCGTGCCGTGGTTATCAGGGTGGAGATGAAGAACAACACCCCAGTGATAGTGCTTTCAAGAACATCACCTGTTTTTCTTGAGCGACTTTTCGAGCTGGAGGTTCCGGAAATTTTCGACGGACTTATTACAGTAAAGCGCATTGTCCGCATACCTGGTGAACGTGCTAAAGTTGCGGTGGAGTCGTATGATGAGCGCATCGATCCTGTTGGAGCCTGCGTAGGTATGAAGGGTTCACGAATTCACGGAATTGTTAGGGAGTTGCGCAATGAAAATATTGACGTGATTAACTTCACCAACAACATCCAGCTCTTTATCACCCGCTCCTTGAGCCCTGCAAAAATAATTGAGATCAAGATCGACGAGCGGTATAAAAAAGCCGAGGTTTTCCTTAAACCATCCGAGGTTTCGCTGGCAATTGGGAAAGGTGGATATAATATTCGGCTGGCAAGTCAGCTTACTGGCTACGAAATTGATGTTTACCGCGAAACCGATGAGGTGGATGAGGAGGATGTTAACCTCGATGAATTTAGTGACGAAATTGAAAGCTGGGTTTTAGATGCACTCAAAGGCATTGGATGTGACACCGCCCGGAGCGTTTTGGAGATTCCTATTTCTGAGTTGATTCGGAGAACCGACTTGGAGGAGGAAACTGTAAAAGATGTTGTCAAGATATTTAGAGCGGAATTTGAGTAG
- the infB gene encoding translation initiation factor IF-2 — translation MTQFEKGTRLSKLAIEFNVGVTTLVDYLKKKGHEVDSNPNSKVAPELCELIAKEYGKEANIRDASKKLSLKNLRDKRATISISDMDDENVDSDDADSGDGKSDEVMITVTSEVPQEPPVKRVETSAVVENQPVKDVDIKVVGKIDLEGISHKRKKHEDAPVPEVKAELVTEEKVEDKQPQPQPTQPQETKEVAAEPSEMHVKVVGKIDLNQGKKKIELPEKRKEHAPKTHPEPESSGKVIHKKPAEKPVEKQHTKQHLEQHPKSEQHQGQPKHKHEAESAETKAPAVEPEVVVPKVVPVETLYRSSVEKLSGPTVVGKIDLDAIQPKRKPIASSSDFDKKKKKRKRIKKDQVKPGGEAGAANTQPAASGEQKQRPPQPAGGGLRFVKKDNRDRTATGQPVADKSKGKPTKRPPLLRQEVSEEDVQKQIKDTLARLTSKGKSKGSKYRKDKRELLSQRHMAEQEQAELEKNVIKVTEFVSVNELASMMNVPVTDVIETCMNMGLMVSINQRLDAETLALVADEFNFKVEFVSIDIQEAIKSEEDSEEDLISRSPIVTVMGHVDHGKTSLLDHIRHSNVIAGEAGGITQHIGAYSVQLDDGRQITFLDTPGHEAFTAMRARGAKLTDVAIIVIAADDNVMPQTIEAINHASAAGVPIVFAINKIDKPGANPEKIKEELANMNYLVEDWGGKYQCQEISAKKGTNMEHLLEKVLLEAEMLDLKANPNKKAIGAVIESSLDKGRGYITTMLVESGTLHIGDIVLAGTYTGRVKAMYNERNKKIDEAGPASPVLLLGLNGAPQAGDQFNVMDTEKEAKDIATKREQLLRLQGLRSQKHITLDEIGRRIAIGNFQELNIIVKGDVDGSVEALTDSLVKLSNQEIQVNAIHKGVGQISESDILLAAASNAIVIGFQVRPSSGARKLAEKEGIDIRLYSIIYDAINELKDAMEGMLSPDFKEEIIASLEIVETFNITKVGTVAGCIVREGKITRNTKVRIVRNGIVVYTGELGSLKRFKDDVKEVANGFECGLNIHNYNDLKVGDIVEGYEMVEVKKKL, via the coding sequence ATGACACAATTCGAGAAAGGTACAAGGCTTAGCAAACTTGCAATAGAGTTTAACGTTGGCGTTACTACTCTGGTGGACTATCTGAAGAAGAAAGGTCACGAGGTAGATTCTAACCCAAACTCTAAAGTTGCACCCGAACTTTGTGAACTTATTGCCAAGGAATATGGCAAGGAGGCAAACATTAGGGATGCATCAAAAAAGCTGAGCTTAAAAAACCTTAGAGACAAAAGGGCTACCATCTCCATTTCCGATATGGACGACGAAAATGTCGATAGCGACGATGCCGATTCGGGTGATGGTAAAAGTGATGAGGTAATGATTACCGTAACCTCTGAGGTTCCTCAAGAACCACCAGTAAAGAGGGTGGAAACATCGGCGGTGGTAGAGAACCAGCCGGTGAAAGATGTAGATATCAAGGTTGTTGGAAAAATAGATCTTGAAGGCATTAGCCATAAGCGAAAGAAGCACGAGGATGCTCCTGTTCCAGAGGTTAAAGCCGAATTGGTTACTGAGGAAAAAGTGGAGGATAAGCAGCCCCAGCCGCAACCAACGCAGCCGCAGGAGACGAAGGAGGTCGCAGCAGAACCTTCCGAAATGCATGTAAAGGTTGTTGGGAAAATTGACCTTAACCAGGGCAAGAAGAAGATTGAACTACCCGAAAAGCGCAAGGAGCATGCACCAAAAACGCATCCGGAGCCTGAGTCATCGGGAAAAGTAATACATAAAAAGCCTGCTGAAAAGCCGGTGGAAAAGCAGCATACAAAACAACATTTGGAGCAGCACCCCAAGTCTGAACAGCACCAAGGGCAACCCAAGCATAAACATGAGGCTGAATCGGCTGAAACCAAGGCACCAGCCGTTGAGCCGGAAGTTGTAGTTCCAAAGGTAGTTCCAGTTGAAACGCTTTACCGCTCTTCGGTAGAGAAGCTTTCTGGACCAACTGTTGTTGGAAAAATTGACTTGGATGCCATTCAACCCAAAAGAAAGCCAATTGCCTCCTCTTCCGATTTTGACAAGAAGAAGAAAAAGCGGAAGCGTATTAAGAAGGATCAGGTTAAGCCTGGCGGCGAGGCCGGTGCTGCAAATACTCAACCGGCTGCAAGTGGTGAGCAGAAGCAAAGGCCACCTCAACCCGCTGGTGGCGGATTGCGTTTTGTAAAAAAAGACAACAGAGATAGAACTGCAACTGGTCAACCTGTTGCCGATAAGAGCAAGGGAAAGCCAACAAAGCGTCCACCTTTACTTCGCCAAGAGGTTAGTGAGGAGGACGTTCAGAAGCAGATTAAAGACACCCTTGCAAGGCTTACTAGCAAAGGAAAATCGAAGGGTTCAAAATATCGTAAGGATAAAAGAGAACTGCTGAGCCAACGCCACATGGCGGAACAGGAACAGGCCGAATTAGAAAAGAACGTAATTAAGGTTACGGAATTCGTTTCGGTTAACGAGTTGGCTTCCATGATGAACGTTCCGGTTACCGACGTAATCGAAACATGCATGAACATGGGGCTTATGGTATCCATTAACCAACGTTTGGATGCTGAAACCTTGGCTCTTGTGGCCGATGAGTTTAACTTTAAGGTGGAATTTGTTTCAATCGACATCCAGGAAGCAATAAAGTCGGAGGAGGATAGTGAGGAGGATTTGATTTCCCGCTCTCCCATTGTAACTGTAATGGGACACGTTGACCACGGTAAAACTTCATTACTCGACCATATTCGTCACTCCAATGTAATTGCTGGAGAAGCTGGTGGTATCACTCAGCACATCGGTGCATACAGCGTTCAGCTCGATGATGGAAGACAAATTACATTCCTTGATACACCCGGTCACGAAGCCTTTACCGCTATGCGTGCTCGTGGTGCCAAGCTTACCGATGTGGCTATTATTGTAATTGCCGCTGACGATAACGTAATGCCCCAAACAATTGAGGCAATTAATCATGCCAGTGCAGCTGGAGTTCCTATTGTGTTTGCTATCAACAAGATTGATAAGCCAGGTGCTAACCCAGAGAAGATCAAGGAAGAGTTGGCTAACATGAACTACCTCGTGGAGGACTGGGGTGGCAAATACCAATGCCAAGAAATTTCTGCAAAGAAGGGAACCAACATGGAGCACCTTCTTGAGAAGGTTTTGCTTGAGGCTGAAATGCTTGACTTGAAAGCAAATCCCAACAAAAAAGCAATAGGTGCTGTAATTGAGTCATCGCTCGACAAGGGCAGAGGTTATATTACCACCATGCTTGTTGAATCAGGAACTTTACACATTGGTGATATTGTGCTTGCAGGAACCTATACGGGACGTGTAAAGGCAATGTACAATGAGCGAAATAAAAAAATTGATGAGGCTGGTCCTGCATCTCCAGTGCTGTTGCTTGGTTTGAATGGTGCTCCTCAGGCGGGAGACCAGTTCAACGTAATGGACACGGAGAAGGAGGCAAAGGATATTGCAACCAAGCGCGAGCAGCTGCTTCGCTTGCAAGGCTTACGCTCTCAAAAGCATATTACCCTAGATGAGATTGGTCGCCGTATTGCCATTGGCAACTTTCAAGAGTTGAACATTATTGTAAAGGGCGACGTGGATGGATCGGTAGAAGCACTTACCGACTCATTGGTAAAACTCTCTAATCAGGAAATTCAGGTTAACGCAATTCATAAGGGAGTAGGTCAAATTTCTGAATCGGATATTTTGCTTGCCGCTGCATCCAACGCCATTGTAATTGGGTTTCAAGTTCGTCCATCATCTGGTGCCCGTAAGTTGGCGGAGAAGGAGGGTATTGATATTCGCCTTTACTCCATCATTTACGACGCTATTAATGAACTGAAGGACGCTATGGAAGGAATGCTTTCCCCAGACTTCAAGGAGGAAATTATTGCATCATTGGAAATTGTTGAGACCTTTAATATCACAAAGGTTGGAACCGTTGCAGGATGTATTGTTCGTGAAGGGAAAATTACACGAAACACAAAGGTTCGTATTGTTCGGAATGGAATTGTGGTTTACACCGGCGAATTGGGCTCTCTAAAGCGCTTCAAGGATGATGTGAAGGAAGTTGCCAACGGTTTTGAATGCGGTTTAAACATTCACAACTATAACGACCTCAAGGTTGGTGACATTGTTGAAGGATACGAGATGGTTGAGGTTAAGAAAAAACTCTAA